A region of Candidatus Latescibacterota bacterium DNA encodes the following proteins:
- a CDS encoding DUF370 domain-containing protein produces MLLNIGFGNVVARDKVVAIINSDSAPMRRFREEAGQTGRLVDATQGRKTRTILVTASGHVILSAIAVETITQRWNEGRTSEG; encoded by the coding sequence ATGCTGCTGAACATAGGATTTGGAAATGTTGTGGCGAGAGACAAGGTAGTGGCGATAATAAACTCGGATTCTGCGCCAATGCGGCGGTTCAGGGAAGAAGCCGGTCAGACCGGCAGGCTTGTCGACGCGACACAGGGGCGAAAGACGAGGACGATCCTCGTTACCGCGTCGGGTCACGTGATCCTGTCGGCGATCGCCGTTGAGACGATCACCCAGAGATGGAACGAAGGCAGGACGAGTGAGGGGTGA